One segment of Lytechinus pictus isolate F3 Inbred chromosome 13, Lp3.0, whole genome shotgun sequence DNA contains the following:
- the LOC129274890 gene encoding cyclin-dependent-like kinase 5, producing MQKYERLEKIGEGTYGTVFKAKNRDTQEIVALKRVRLDDDDEGVPSSALREICLLKELKHKNIVQLYDVLHSEKKLTLVFEYCDQDLKKYFDTCNGEIDPDTVKSFMYQLLRGLAFCHSHHVLHRDLKPQNLLINKNGELKLADFGLARAFGIPVRCYSAEVVTLWYRPPDVLFGAKVYTTSIDMWSAGCIFAEMANAGRPLFPGNDVEDQLKRIFKLLGTPTEDTWPGISKLPDFKPYPIYPVTTPLASVVPSLSATGRDLLQRLMMCNPALRMSAEEGLMHQYFADLNSVVN from the exons GAACTTATGGAACTGTATTTAAAGCAAAGAATCGTGACACACAGGAGATAGTAGCCCTTAAAAGGGTGCgattagatgatgatgatgag GGAGTACCGAGTTCTGCGCTGAGGGAAATCTGTCTCCTGAAGGAACTCAAACACAAGAATATTGTTCAGCTTTATGATGTCCTCCACAGTGAGAAGAAACTTACCCTTGTCTTTGAGTACTGTGATCAGGATCTCAAGAAATATTTTGACACGTGCAATGGGGAAATCGATCCCGATACTGTGAAG TCGTTCATGTACCAGCTATTGAGAGGGTTAGCATTCTGTCACAGTCATCATGTTCTTCATCGTGATCTTAAACCACAGAATCTCCTTATCAATAAG AATGGAGAACTGAAGCTAGCTGATTTTGGTCTTGCCCGTGCCTTTGGTATCCCAGTACGTTGTTATTCAGCAGAGGTAGTGACCCTTTGGTACCGCCCACCTGATGTATTGTTTGGTGCTAAGGTCTATACTACATCTATTGATATGTGGTCCGCTGGATGTATATTTGCAg AGATGGCTAATGCAGGGCGCCCTCTTTTTCCTGGTAATGATGTTGAGGATCAGTTGAAGAGGATCTTCAAACTCTTAGGTACACCAACTGAAGACACATGGCCTGGAATATCAAAGTTACCTGATTTTAAG CCATACCCTATTTATCCTGTGACAACCCCACTAGCTTCAGTGGTACCCAGTCTATCGGCTACAGGAAGAGATTTATTACAG CGTCTGATGATGTGCAATCCAGCGCTTCGAATGTCAGCTGAAGAAGGGCTTATGCATCAGTACTTTGCTGATCTTAACTCTGTCGTCAACTAG
- the LOC129274369 gene encoding SH3 domain-binding protein 5-like translates to MSGANMEAEDGAVLDPRIKEELELLNTASAEINRLEKQLDESRQAFRQTLTESTQSLNEKIKKCRKSAQKAQGYYAAKEEARRAQELAQEAALRYQRASSMYSAAKETISIAEEAALTTRKQREQTSRRRFDSALQEMLNLSTEKLNAAEKEKRESQNEHEKRSKHYITSQQLVDQLAKKFKRSINKSAEYYDLKKSFFYQLNDLKTRTEALQCALTESKAKYRGALKHLEEISDDIHQSRQVAVILAGSRQSGVGAETESESEHEKLDITFNIDDGMDNESIVTDSSDPSTCTSPPSKFTSRSISGSSLPSPAEWDNTEIKTDNHFNFENIPGNSRKEKPKRDSLPKIQMETVDDVEDDDDVDDEDIFIGVDSDSDDDTDGKLGVTRKLRTISIGDLKSFSVFEDGENIDTPVTANESNIPTSSQVTSKQVDDQTVNESCNNDDNGHSTKPVNETLDETLTETVTLNKDVMDSVDDDTQRQGDQHDDGVDEIENDKADDDVVWI, encoded by the exons ATGTCTGGAGCTAATATGGAAGCTGAAGATGGTGCAGTTTTGGATCCTAGGATTAAG GAAGAACTTGAACTATTAAATACAGCTTCTGCGGAAATCAATCGACTAGAAAAACAATTAGAT GAATCTCGACAAGCATTTCGACAGACCTTAACCGAATCAACACAAAGTTTGAATGAGAAGATCAAGAAATGTCGAAAATCAGCTCAAAAAGCTCAGGGTTATTATGCAGCCAAGGAAGAGGCAAGAAGG GCTCAGGAGCTTGCCCAAGAAGCAGCGTTACGATATCAGCGAGCATCAAGCATGTATTCAGCAGCTAAAGAAACTATCTCAATAGCTGAAGAAGCCGCTCTTACAACCAGGAAACAGAGAGAACAAACCTCTAGAAGACGATTCGATTCAGCTCTTCAAGAAATGCTCAATCTATCCACAGAGAAA ttGAATGCAGCTGAAAAGGAGAAGCGTGAAAGTCAAAACGAACATGAGAAACGTTCTAAACATTATATAACCAGCCAACAACTAGTCGATCAGCTGGCAAAGAAATTCAAAAGATCTATCAATAAATCAGC AGAGTACTATGATCTGAAGAAGTCATTCTTCTATCAGCTGAACGACCTGAAGACACGAACTGAAGCCTTACAGTGCGCCCTCACTGAAAGCAAGGCCAAGTATCGAGGAGCTCTGAAGCACTTGGAGGAAATCTCAGATGACATTCATCAATCCCGTCAAGTTGCTGTGATCCTAGCTGGAAGTCGACAGAGTGGAGTCGGTGCGGAGACAGAGAGTGAATCGGAACATGAGAAGCTTGATATCACATTCAATATTG ATGATGGCATGGATAATGAAAGCATTGTTACCGATTCATCCGACCCATCTACTTGTACATCACCGCCCTCTAAGTTCACATCAAGATCAATCTCAGGCTCAAGTCTACCATCTCCCGCTGAGTGGGACAATACAGAGATAAAGACAGACAACCATTTTAACTTTGAGAATATTCCAGGCAACAGTCGTAAGGAGAAACCAAAAAGAGATTCCCTTCCTAAGATACAAATGGAAACCGTGGATGATGTCGAAGATGATGACGAcgttgatgatgaagatatttttATTGGCGTTGACAGCGACAGTGACGATGACACCGATGGAAAGCTCGGTGTCACACGTAAGCTAAGAACAATCAGCATTGGTGACCTCAAGTCATTCAGCGTCTTTGAAGACGGTGAAAACATTGATACACCGGTGACGGCTAATGAATCGAATATCCCGACATCGAGTCAAGTGACTTCTAAACAAGTGGACGATCAAACAGTCAATGAATCATgcaacaatgatgataatggtcaTTCAACCAAACCCGTGAATGAAACCCTAGATGAAACTCTTACTGAAACTGTCACACTCAATAAAGATGTTATGGATTCTGTTGATGACGATACACAGCGTCAAGGAGATCAACATGATGACGGCGTAGATGAAATCGAGAATGATAAAGCTGATGATGACGTCGTTTGgatttaa